The following nucleotide sequence is from candidate division WOR-3 bacterium.
TGGTCATGGCTTGAGGTGCTCCGAGTACTTGCGGATAGTCTGGGCTACGCCCGAAGCTGCGGCCCGGGAAGTAATCGTGGCGCCGGAGATGGCGTCAATCGTGCCCGCCTCCTTCTTCAGCGACACGGTTGAGTCGAGCCCGAGGAACTGCCGAGCGAACCAGTCTTCGCGTGCCTTAAGGCCAAGTCCCGGAGTCTCCTTCAGGTCTTCCACTTTGATGCCGCTGATGCGCCCGGTGAGGTCGAGGGCGATGAGCACCGGAACGGGCCCGCCGTACCCGCGCGCGCCTGACCGAACCACGATGCCGACCTTGGCGCCGGCGGCGTCGAGTCCGTACCAGAGCGAGTCCTGCTCCACTTCCTTAAAGGTCTGCGCAGCCGGCAGGGCCTGACTGAGCGCCGACCTGGTCGCGTCGGCCTTCTGCTGCTCAATCTTGGGCTTGGTGACGGAGTAGACCTGTGACAGGGCAAATGCCGCAACCAAACAGGTGATGAGAAGCGAGACAACCATCCAGGTGCGGCTGTTCACTTCGCCGCCTTCGTCTTCTTCACAGCGCCGAACAGGCGCGGCCTGGTCAGGCGGTCGATGAGCGGCGTTGCCACGTTCATCAGCAGGATTGAGTAGGAGCAGCCCTCCGGGTATCCGCCGTAGAGCCGGATGAGCATGGTGATGAGGCCGCAGCCGATGCCGAAGATGATGCGGCCCTTGCCGGTGACCGGGGAAGTCACGTAGTCGGTGGCCATGAAGAACGCACCGAGGATGATGCCGCCGGAAAGCACGTGGAAGGAGTAGGTCATGGGGTTGTTGGGCAGGACGAGCGCGAGGACGA
It contains:
- a CDS encoding RnfABCDGE type electron transport complex subunit G; amino-acid sequence: MNSRTWMVVSLLITCLVAAFALSQVYSVTKPKIEQQKADATRSALSQALPAAQTFKEVEQDSLWYGLDAAGAKVGIVVRSGARGYGGPVPVLIALDLTGRISGIKVEDLKETPGLGLKAREDWFARQFLGLDSTVSLKKEAGTIDAISGATITSRAAASGVAQTIRKYSEHLKP